From the Armatimonadota bacterium genome, the window CAGAGAACGTTTATCGAGTATCTGCTACACACCCCCAACAAGCCGCTACGCGATTATCTGTTGCCCGACATGCTTTCTGCTAGACGCGCAGGGGCAACCGGCTTGTCGAACGCGATGAAGTACCTGGGAGGGCTGGAGCCCTTGCGCACACGGGCGGAGTATACACAGGAAGGAGTGGTGCTGGACGGTTTTCTGCCCTGGGTATCCAACCTGCAGCCTGGGCGATTTGTGGTGGCAGTGGCGGCACAAGTAGATGAACACCGCGCCCTTGTCGCTGCAGTGCCGGCGGAAGCGAGCGGGTTGGAGCGCGGGGAGGACCTGCAGCTGCTGGGTTTGCAAAGTTCGCAAACGGCTACTCTCAACCTGCATCGCGTAACCCTGTCGCCCCAGTGGCTTCTGGGAGAAGATGCACACAAGTTCCTCGCCACCGTGCGACCGTACTTCCTGCTCCTACAGTGTGGATTGCCCATGGGCATTGCCCGGCGTGCCTTGCAGGAGGCACAGGCGCAGATGCGTTCTGTCAGAGAGGTGTTGCAGGACAAAGCGGACGCGCTATGCCAGCAGTGGCAGGCTCTGCACGAGCACACACGCGCCCTCGCAGTGCAAGAGCGTCTGCCCGCCTCCGCCCTACCCGAGCTGTTCCAAACCCGAATCCGCTGGGTTCGTCTGGCGGTGCAGGCGGTGCATCTGGAGGTAGAAGCGTCAGGTGGAGCGGCCTTCCTGCGCCAGAGCGACACCGCCCGTCGCCTGCGAGAGGTGGCGTTCCTGCCAGTACTGACACCCAGCGCCACACAACTTGCTGTGCAGCTGAAACAGGCAGGGTGGACGGAGTAACTGCAATGGATGCACTGTTACAGGTCGACGCTTTGCGAAAGGAGTACCGTTCGCACCACTCCTGTCTGGTCGCCGTGCAGGAGGCTACCTTCAGTATCCGTCGGGGCGAGGTGGTCTGCCTGCTGGGACCGAGCGGGTGTGGCAAGTCCTCGCTGCTGCTCACCGTGGCAGGCTTGCAACCTGCAGATGGGGGGCAGATTCTGCTGGACGGTCAGCCTCTGTCACAGCCACACCCGCAGATTGGGGTGGTCTTTCAGGAACCGTGCCTGTTGCCCTGGCGTACGGTGTGGGCAAATGTGGCTCTGGGACTGCAGCTGTTGCCCCAGCTGCTACCCAAGACGGTGGTAGCACAGCGGGTGCACCGCACCCTGAGCTGGGTAGGGCTAGAGCAGTTTGCCCATCATTATCCTCACCAGCTGAGCGGCGGCATGGCGCAGAGGGTAGCCTTGGCGCGTGCTCTGGTGCGCCAGCCGCTACTGCTGCTGATGGACGAGCCCTTCGCTGCTCTGGATGCCCCCACCCGACAGCACTTGCGTTGTCTGCTCCTGCAGATAGTGCGCCGTCTGGATACGGCGGTGCTGATGGTCACGCACGACATCGACGAGGCGCTCTTTCTGGCGGACAGGGTGCTTCTGATGGGGGCACGACCCGGTCGCATCGAAGCGGAGTGGCGAATAAGCCTGCCCCATCCGAGGCAGTATCGCGATCCTCAGATGCTCCACCTGCACGCCACCATTCTGGACCGCCTCGCGGAGCACACCCTTTTGAACGGAAAGGAGGTTGTCGATTGGGTCATCTAAACTGCTGTGGTACACTTTCCCCCTGGGCGAGCGCAGCCATCCTGGCGATAGGCGCACAGGCACAGCGAGCATCCTCTAAGGAACAGCCGGTGCGCATTGGCTACCTGCCGATTACCGATGCGG encodes:
- a CDS encoding ABC transporter ATP-binding protein, whose translation is MDALLQVDALRKEYRSHHSCLVAVQEATFSIRRGEVVCLLGPSGCGKSSLLLTVAGLQPADGGQILLDGQPLSQPHPQIGVVFQEPCLLPWRTVWANVALGLQLLPQLLPKTVVAQRVHRTLSWVGLEQFAHHYPHQLSGGMAQRVALARALVRQPLLLLMDEPFAALDAPTRQHLRCLLLQIVRRLDTAVLMVTHDIDEALFLADRVLLMGARPGRIEAEWRISLPHPRQYRDPQMLHLHATILDRLAEHTLLNGKEVVDWVI